The Fusobacterium necrophorum subsp. necrophorum genome has a window encoding:
- a CDS encoding ABC transporter permease: protein MKKRIDATSLAMENIRQRKMRSICMILLVTLSSIIVYMGSVFSLSLKHGLDSLSNRLGADVIVVPAGYKAEIESVLLKGEPSTFYLPENTMKKLEQFEEIEQMTAQIYVATLSASCCSYPIQIIGIDIDSDFLIYPWITNSIHKELKDNEAIVGSHVIGEQGEIVRFFNHELKIVGRLKATGVGFDATVFVNRKTAKELAKASERITANRVAEEDVISSIMLKVKPGVDSVKLSSKISRTLAHEGIFAMFSKKFVNTISSNLKVLSSYVGGLIFIIWIFSIVILSISFTAIFNERKKEMAVLRVLGASKRILRNIIVKEAGILSLWGAALGSFLGVLLSMIFLPLMAKSLTMPFLSPGILKYLLIFLLSFLLGSLIGPLSTVRVVKKLTEKDSYMSLKEEM from the coding sequence ATGAAGAAAAGAATAGATGCTACGAGTTTGGCGATGGAAAATATAAGACAGAGAAAAATGAGAAGCATTTGCATGATATTGCTGGTTACTCTTTCCAGTATCATCGTATATATGGGTTCTGTATTTTCTCTGAGCTTAAAACATGGTTTGGACAGCCTTTCCAATCGTCTAGGAGCAGATGTGATTGTGGTTCCCGCGGGATATAAAGCGGAAATCGAGAGTGTTCTTCTGAAAGGAGAGCCTTCCACTTTTTATCTTCCGGAAAATACCATGAAAAAATTGGAGCAGTTTGAGGAAATTGAACAGATGACAGCTCAAATTTATGTTGCAACCCTATCTGCTTCCTGTTGTTCTTATCCGATTCAAATTATAGGAATTGATATAGACAGTGATTTTTTGATTTATCCATGGATTACAAACAGTATTCATAAAGAATTAAAGGATAATGAAGCCATCGTAGGAAGTCATGTAATAGGAGAACAGGGAGAAATTGTTCGTTTCTTCAATCATGAATTAAAAATTGTAGGTCGTCTCAAGGCGACGGGAGTCGGTTTTGATGCTACTGTCTTTGTCAACCGAAAGACGGCAAAAGAATTGGCAAAGGCTTCGGAAAGAATTACGGCAAACCGAGTAGCGGAAGAGGATGTGATTTCTTCCATCATGCTTAAGGTAAAACCCGGAGTAGATTCCGTCAAACTTTCTTCTAAAATTTCAAGGACTCTTGCTCATGAAGGAATTTTTGCTATGTTCAGTAAGAAATTTGTGAATACGATCTCTTCCAATTTAAAAGTGTTATCCTCTTATGTCGGAGGATTGATCTTTATTATTTGGATTTTTTCCATTGTAATATTAAGTATCAGCTTTACGGCAATTTTTAACGAAAGAAAAAAAGAGATGGCAGTTCTAAGAGTTTTGGGAGCTTCTAAAAGAATATTGCGAAACATTATTGTAAAAGAAGCCGGAATTTTATCTCTTTGGGGAGCAGCTCTCGGAAGCTTTTTAGGGGTTCTGCTTTCTATGATTTTTCTTCCCCTTATGGCAAAAAGTCTAACAATGCCGTTTCTTTCTCCGGGAATTTTGAAATATCTACTTATATTTCTCTTGAGCTTTCTACTGGGGAGCTTGATAGGACCTCTCTCAACCGTTCGAGTGGTTAAAAAATTGACGGAAAAAGATAGCTATATGAGTCTAAAGGAAGAAATGTAG
- a CDS encoding transposase — protein sequence MHALVSLGGFTKKLTFRKLEYFHVNSIAKQWRFLVLDIVKNGNYSENIKKKALKSVRELYKKDVRLFFNVGSTELNSTAGIIKYLGRYLARAPIAEYKIVNFNDKEVTFFYQDLADNKNKKYRTMPIDEFVQQILIHLPPKNFKSISRFGFYARHLNSKLKKVILNFKKKKQFELSFYVKSSLETFDINPFICPFCKIKLKVKELFLTSLWSGYEIHKIYP from the coding sequence ATCCATGCGCTTGTTTCGCTGGGTGGGTTTACTAAAAAACTAACTTTTAGAAAATTGGAATATTTTCATGTTAATTCTATTGCTAAACAATGGCGTTTTTTAGTACTTGATATTGTAAAAAATGGAAACTACTCTGAAAACATTAAGAAAAAAGCGCTCAAATCAGTTAGAGAACTATACAAAAAAGATGTTCGCCTATTTTTTAATGTAGGATCTACAGAACTTAATTCAACTGCCGGAATCATAAAGTATCTTGGAAGATATCTTGCGCGAGCTCCAATTGCAGAATATAAAATTGTTAATTTTAACGATAAAGAAGTTACTTTTTTCTATCAAGATTTAGCTGATAATAAAAATAAAAAATATCGCACAATGCCTATTGATGAATTTGTTCAACAGATTCTTATTCATCTTCCACCTAAAAACTTTAAATCTATTTCTAGATTTGGGTTTTATGCTAGGCATTTAAATTCTAAACTAAAAAAAGTTATTCTTAATTTTAAAAAGAAAAAGCAATTTGAACTTTCTTTTTATGTGAAATCTTCTTTAGAAACTTTTGATATTAATCCTTTTATTTGTCCTTTTTGTAAGATAAAGCTAAAAGTAAAAGAATTATTTTTAACCTCCCTCTGGTCTGGGTATGAAATTCATAAAATATATCCTTAA
- a CDS encoding transposase zinc-binding domain-containing protein — protein MIKEILLLTNLTHIFNFIKSFVAHEHLEFIKFSLDKFLLCRDISKGFVKYSCKKCGHFHTFPISCKSKLCPTCGFKYSSVWASNMQRDILNIPHRHVLFTIPEELRMFFCYDRTLLRKLAEAVNEIFKYQFHNINKKTQRKKKIPKSSPNYFTDTDIVHYGLVTIIHTFGRDLK, from the coding sequence ATGATTAAAGAAATATTACTCTTAACTAATCTAACACATATCTTCAATTTTATCAAGTCTTTTGTTGCGCATGAACATCTTGAATTTATCAAATTTTCTCTTGATAAATTTTTACTTTGTAGAGATATTAGCAAAGGTTTTGTTAAATATTCTTGTAAAAAATGCGGTCACTTTCATACTTTTCCTATCTCTTGCAAATCTAAACTCTGTCCTACTTGTGGTTTCAAATATTCTTCTGTTTGGGCTTCTAATATGCAAAGAGATATTCTTAATATCCCTCATAGGCATGTTCTTTTTACCATTCCTGAAGAATTAAGAATGTTTTTTTGTTATGATCGAACTTTACTTAGAAAACTCGCTGAAGCCGTTAATGAAATTTTTAAATATCAGTTTCACAATATTAATAAAAAAACTCAAAGAAAAAAGAAAATTCCTAAATCTTCTCCTAATTACTTTACTGATACTGATATTGTTCATTATGGGCTTGTCACAATTATTCATACCTTTGGTCGTGACCTCAAATGA
- a CDS encoding ABC transporter ATP-binding protein translates to MLEIKNISKSYTRANKAFFAVKDVSLEIKRGDFIHIIGRSGSGKSTFLNIVAGLLSADSGELLFEGQNYILLEDEEKSIFRNKTIGFIPQSPALLSYLTVLENIRLAYDLYHTDGSSEEKARYFLKELRLEHLADSYPKELSGGELRRVIILRALITDIQILIADEPTSDLDIEASKEVMELLQKLNERGLTILIVTHELDTLKYGKSIYTMSEGVLSPGNHLSKMP, encoded by the coding sequence ATGTTAGAAATCAAAAATATATCGAAATCTTATACCAGAGCAAACAAAGCTTTTTTTGCTGTAAAAGATGTCAGTTTAGAGATCAAGAGAGGAGACTTTATCCATATTATCGGGAGAAGTGGTAGTGGAAAATCCACTTTCTTGAATATTGTGGCGGGTTTACTTTCTGCGGACAGTGGAGAATTGCTTTTTGAAGGACAAAATTATATTTTGTTGGAAGATGAAGAAAAGTCAATTTTTAGGAACAAAACCATCGGTTTTATTCCGCAGTCCCCTGCCTTGTTATCCTATCTGACTGTTTTAGAAAATATTCGACTTGCCTATGATTTATATCATACGGACGGAAGTTCCGAAGAAAAAGCGAGATATTTTTTAAAAGAGTTGAGATTGGAACATCTTGCCGACTCTTATCCTAAGGAATTATCCGGTGGAGAATTGAGAAGAGTCATTATTCTTCGGGCTTTGATTACGGATATTCAAATTTTGATTGCGGATGAGCCGACTTCGGATTTGGATATTGAGGCAAGCAAAGAAGTCATGGAATTATTGCAAAAATTAAATGAAAGGGGGCTGACAATTCTTATAGTGACACATGAATTGGATACTTTAAAGTATGGAAAAAGTATCTATACCATGTCTGAGGGAGTATTGAGCCCGGGCAATCATTTAAGCAAAATGCCATAA